The following DNA comes from Legionella sp. PATHC032.
AAATATACTATACATAAGAAGTCATCCCTATTTATAAATTAAGGAAAATCAAAATGGATTTAAGCAAAAAAATAGAACCAAAAACTTGGTCATTTGTTGAAAAAATACAAAATGCAGGTGGGAAACCAATTTATGACATCCCGGTTGCTGAAGGAAGAGTTATATTTGATCAACTACAAGCCTTGCCCACCGAGAAACCTGATGTCGATGTTGAAGACAAAACTTTGCCAGTAGGACCTAGCGGGAAAGTTGATATTCGCATTGTTCGTCCTAAAGGCGCAAAAGAAAAATTACCAGTCATCATGTTTTTTCATGGTGCTGGCTGGGTTTTTGGCGATTATCAAACTCATGGCCGTCTCGTACGAGAAATAGCAGTGGGTACTCATGCCGCGGTCGTGTTTGTTAAATACACTTTAGCTCCGGAAGCTCAGTACCCGACACAAATAGAAGAATCTTACGCTGCCATGAAATATATAGCAGAACACGGCAAACAATTTAATCTGGATACTTCACGATTTGTTGCTGCAGGTGACAGTGTTGGCGGTAATATGACCAGCGTCATGACTCTTCTTGCTAAAGAACGTGGTGGTCCCAAAATTGATTATCAAGTACTCGTTTATCCAGTGACTGATGCCAATTTTGATAATGCTTCCTATAAAGAATTTGCTGAAGGCCCCTGGTTAACCAAAAAGGCAATGGAGTGGTTTTGGGACAAATATTTGCCTAATAAAGAAAAAAGGAAGGAAATTACAGCAAGCCCTCTACAAGCTTCCATTGAGCAACTTAAAGGATTACCACCAGCACTGGTCATTACTGGTGAATGTGATGTTTTACGTGATGAAGGTGAAGCCTATGCTCACAAGCTCATCGCAGCAGGTGTGACAGTCACAGCCATTCGTCATCTGGGCACAATTCATGACTTCCTGATGCTCAATGATCTCTCTGAAACACCAGCCTGTCGAAATGCCGTTGAAACCATTATTGGTCACGTAACTCATATTTTTGGCACAAAAAAGTAAACCTCGACATGACTAACATCACCTTTGATGTTAGTCGTATTGAATTGCCCTTACAACAATTGTGCTATTTAGGTACTGATGATATGGAATTATCGGTATTGATACTCATTTGATTTGTTGTTGTTTTCGTAAAATCTTGAAACATAACAGGTATTGCCAATTTGGGTATAGTTGGTTTTTTACTTGACTTGGATCCTGCTGAAAACTGTTTTTCCAATTCAAAAATTCTTTTACGAGCTGCTGCAAGTTCATCCCTTAATTTTTGATTCTCTAATTCCAGAGATTTTATTTTTTCATCGGGACTGTCTTTCAAATGATCCTCCCTTGTTTGCACCTCTGTCGCAGAACTATTGGCAGACTTAATCATTAAATCACCTGGTTTGGAGTCGTCTACTTCCGTTATGACAGGAGGAGTACTTTCCTTTTCAGTTTTTCTCCAAGCAATTTGTTGCTCTAATTTTGGTTTAAGCTCTTTACATGAAATGCCGTTAATTTTCTTAAGATACCGTCTGTGATCCGTTTCAGCTGGAATTAAACTTAATAACATCCCGGGAGTTAGGCCTGTATGTTCCAGATTAATACTCTTTAAAGTGATCGTATTACAAATAGTATCTAGCAAATCCTGTACTTTTTCTTTTTCCTGTTGTTTTATTTCCTTTTTCCTCATCATTATTCGAGGAGATAAAATACCAGTGCCAGAAACTCCTGTCGGTTTTGCATAAAGCGATTGTGTACTGACATCCAAACTCTCTATAATCGGGTTACTCAATAAAGTCTTTACCCCGACTCTGGTCATATTATTATTTGCAACATTTAAATTGGTAGCGGCTGGAAATTTTGAAACAATCAGTTTGGCATGATTATCATTTAAGCTGCAAAATGTTAATAATAATGTTCGAATGGTGTGATTAGGTTTCAACTCATCCAATTTCCATTCTTTTTTTAACCCGGGATTGAAACTCAAATCCACAGTATATAAATTCATTTTGGCAACCGCCTTAATCCCCTCTATCCCCAGTCCACAATTATCTAAATACAGAGTTCTGAGCTGTTTTAAAGGCGCAAGCCTGAACACGCCCTCATCACCAATTCCAGTATTTTGACTTAAATCAATAGTAGTCAACGATTGAAGATGAGCAATACTTTCCACGCCAAGGTGAGTGATATTATTTCTTCGCAAATTAAAGTGGGTCAGATTTTTTAACCTGGACTCAGGTCGAGTCAAATACTCTAAATTGGTATCAGTAACACCGCAATTACGTAAGGATAATTTTTTTAAAGCGGCAGCATTTCGACTTAAACTAAATAACGCATAACTTGCACTGAGCTCCGTATTATAATCCAAATACAACGCTTCGAGCATAGAATTAAACATGGGGCGGTTCTTTAAGTGGTTACTCTTCAATGATAATTCTTTGATGTAAGTTAATTTGGAAAGCTCCACTGTGTCACTATCCTTAAGACCACAGAAATCTAAACGTAAACATTTAATTCCAGGTATATCATTAAGAACGCAGACGAAATCTCTCAACTCTTGAGAAGTAAAGTGAGTGCCGCTTAGATCAAGTTCAGATAAGGATGAAACTCCCTGATTTCTTGAATCTCGCATAGCATTTAAAAATAATTGAATATCCTGAGATGTATTTAAAACAAGTTTTACCTGATGCTTCTTTTTATTTTCCTTTCCAATATCTTTTAAAAATTTTTTTAACGAAGTAACTGGCATATTGTCTCCAAATATAAACAAAAAATTCCTGTTTGGTAATATATTTAACTCAAAGATCATCGATTATACATTTCAACACTTAAGAAAACCATAAGAATTGATTAAAAAACTTGCTAATCTCCTCTAGTCAGTGTTATGTTGAATTAAAGGGATTTGGAAGTGGAGGTTAAAATGGAATCAATGATTGATTTGGTTGGATATGTAGCTTCTTCTTTAGTCTTTGCAACATTTTATGTCAAAAAAATTCTGACATTAAGACTCATAGCCATTTGTAGTAATATTGCATTCATTACTTATGGCTTGGGTTATCATTTACATCCTATATTTATTTTGCATTCAGTTTTGCTGCCTTTAAATTTATACAGAATTTTTGAATTATTAAAAAATGATCCAGAGCTCACTTTACTTGCAAGAATCAATATGAAGGCAACCAGATAATCATTTTCATCATTTAATGATATGATACCTGTTTACTCAATGGGGGGTCTTCCGTGTGCAATTGGAACAAAATAATTGGCCTGGCATTAATGGGATTTTCTGCTTTTTTACAAGCAAAAACCTATATCCCTCAATGCCCTAAAGAAATCAACACGCTTGAACGTATACAGACATCTCCTGATGGCTGGGAAACCCTAAGCGGAATTAAAAACAATTATCTGGGTAATGTGTCTTTCTATTCTGGCCATCCCAAAGCTCAAGCCAGCTTAAAACCCAACCGTATCAATAAGAAAAAAGCAGAATGGAAGTTTTCTCCCCATGATACCATTTATATTGTGTGCCATTACAATCAGACAGGAATTGAGCTAACACAACAATTGCCTCAAAAAACAAAAGGATGTGTTGTAATTTTTAATCCTAACGTAAAAGGTCCTTATGGCTTCCTGCCTCAAAAAATAACCTGCAACCAATAAAGAGGAGGTTTACTCCACCTCTTCCTTGGTTCGACAATAGGTTTCATCAATCAATAACAAGGTCAATAAGGCTAAAATTAAAGACATAGGCAACAATAAAAGAGAAAAATAGTACCCATGCAAAGTAAATTGATGAATACCATCCACTACGGTCCCCTCCCATGTCCAATCCAGCAAAGCACCAACTAATGGTTCAAACAAAGCCTCAAACACTGAATTAAACGTATTCATAATACCAAGCACTGTAGCCACAAGTACCAAAGGAAATAATTCCCTGATCATTGCAAAGCTGGTAAAAAATCCACTTGCTCCAAACCCAAAGAGAAATAAAAGAATAATTAAAGTAAGTAAATTTTGGTTTGAGCTATAAATAACAATCAATAAGCATAATAAAGCTGAACATGTTCCTGTAAACAAAACAGGCTTTCTACGTCTGATAAAATCAGAAAACCATCCCCAAAATGGCGCGCCTGCCGCAAAACCGACAAAAATAAATGAAATCGCAAGAGCCGCATCAGTACGAGACAAGAGATAAGCCTTTTCCAAAAAAGGAACTCCCCATAATCCACCAAAAACCGAAACAGGAGCAAAAGCTAATCCGCTATATAATGACAAAGCCCATGCCTGTCGGTTAACAATAATACGTTTTAACAATTGAATAATGGGTTCCTTCCTATTTGATATAGG
Coding sequences within:
- a CDS encoding alpha/beta hydrolase: MDLSKKIEPKTWSFVEKIQNAGGKPIYDIPVAEGRVIFDQLQALPTEKPDVDVEDKTLPVGPSGKVDIRIVRPKGAKEKLPVIMFFHGAGWVFGDYQTHGRLVREIAVGTHAAVVFVKYTLAPEAQYPTQIEESYAAMKYIAEHGKQFNLDTSRFVAAGDSVGGNMTSVMTLLAKERGGPKIDYQVLVYPVTDANFDNASYKEFAEGPWLTKKAMEWFWDKYLPNKEKRKEITASPLQASIEQLKGLPPALVITGECDVLRDEGEAYAHKLIAAGVTVTAIRHLGTIHDFLMLNDLSETPACRNAVETIIGHVTHIFGTKK
- a CDS encoding secretion system protein, yielding MPVTSLKKFLKDIGKENKKKHQVKLVLNTSQDIQLFLNAMRDSRNQGVSSLSELDLSGTHFTSQELRDFVCVLNDIPGIKCLRLDFCGLKDSDTVELSKLTYIKELSLKSNHLKNRPMFNSMLEALYLDYNTELSASYALFSLSRNAAALKKLSLRNCGVTDTNLEYLTRPESRLKNLTHFNLRRNNITHLGVESIAHLQSLTTIDLSQNTGIGDEGVFRLAPLKQLRTLYLDNCGLGIEGIKAVAKMNLYTVDLSFNPGLKKEWKLDELKPNHTIRTLLLTFCSLNDNHAKLIVSKFPAATNLNVANNNMTRVGVKTLLSNPIIESLDVSTQSLYAKPTGVSGTGILSPRIMMRKKEIKQQEKEKVQDLLDTICNTITLKSINLEHTGLTPGMLLSLIPAETDHRRYLKKINGISCKELKPKLEQQIAWRKTEKESTPPVITEVDDSKPGDLMIKSANSSATEVQTREDHLKDSPDEKIKSLELENQKLRDELAAARKRIFELEKQFSAGSKSSKKPTIPKLAIPVMFQDFTKTTTNQMSINTDNSISSVPK
- a CDS encoding STY0301 family protein — encoded protein: MCNWNKIIGLALMGFSAFLQAKTYIPQCPKEINTLERIQTSPDGWETLSGIKNNYLGNVSFYSGHPKAQASLKPNRINKKKAEWKFSPHDTIYIVCHYNQTGIELTQQLPQKTKGCVVIFNPNVKGPYGFLPQKITCNQ
- a CDS encoding MFS transporter yields the protein MNTLSFKHPLLAKTYLWIIWTIAACFFFYKYLIQVSPSVMTADLMKAFQVNAAGLGNLSAFYFYSYLFMQIPVGVMLDRYSPRLLTTFAIFVCSISTYIFSQTNTLWLACLSRALMGAGAAFAAVSCFKLAAVWFSPKRFALVSGMFMTAAMLGAVGGQMPLAFLVQHEGWRKALELVSVMGIILGVVYFLVLRDKPAQTQPISNRKEPIIQLLKRIIVNRQAWALSLYSGLAFAPVSVFGGLWGVPFLEKAYLLSRTDAALAISFIFVGFAAGAPFWGWFSDFIRRRKPVLFTGTCSALLCLLIVIYSSNQNLLTLIILLFLFGFGASGFFTSFAMIRELFPLVLVATVLGIMNTFNSVFEALFEPLVGALLDWTWEGTVVDGIHQFTLHGYYFSLLLLPMSLILALLTLLLIDETYCRTKEEVE